The Couchioplanes caeruleus sequence GAGACGTTGTCCGCGAACAGCACCCAGCTCGAGGCCGCCAGCGCCGAGATCACCGAGGTCACCGCCGGCACCGCCGGCCAGGCGCAGTCGATGAACGCGGCCGCCGACGCGATGACCCACCAGGTCACCACCATGGCGAGCGGCGCGGAGCAGATGCACGCCTCGATCGCCGAGATCGCGCGCAACGCCGCGGACGCGGCGGTCATCGCCAACGAGGCCGTGGCCGTCGCCACCGACGCCACCCACAGCATCAGCCGTCTCGGCACCTCCAGCGCCGAGATCGGCAACGTCATCGCCCTCATCGACTCCATCGCCAAGCAGACCAACCTGCTGGCGCTCAACGCCACGATCGAGGCCGCCCGCGCCGGCGAGCAGGGCAAGGGATTCGCCGTGGTCGCCACCGAGGTCAAGGACCTGGCCAACGAGACCGCGAAGGCCACCGCGCAGGTGGTCGACCGGATCACCGCGATCCAGGACGACACCGGCGCGGCCGTCCAGGCCATCGAGCGCATCACCGGCGTGATCGAGCAGATCAACGACTACCAGACCACCATCGCCGCCGCGGTCGAGCAGCAGGCCGCCACGACCACCCTGCTCTCCGACAGCGCCGTGACCACCACCAGCCAGGTCAGCACGATGAACGAGGCCATCAGGACCGTCTCCTCGGGTGCCACCGGCGCGGCGACCAACGCTCAGCAGGTCAACGCTTCGGCGACCAACCTCGGCGACCTGGCCGCCTCCATCCGCGGCCTGACCGAGACGTTCACCGTCTGACCGAAGAGGTCCCACGGCGGGCCGTGGGGTGTGCGGCCGCCACCGCGCACCCCACGGCCCTTACCTGTCAGCTGCTGAAGACCTGGAACTCCGCGGCGACCGCGGTGCCGGCGGCCGGGGACACCGAGGCGCAGTCGGTGGCGGAGCGGGGGTCGTTCTCCTGCTCGCCCGCGTACAGGGGGTTGGCCGTGCACTGGTTACCGAGGATGCGGAGCTTGACGTGCGTGGCCGGGGTGGGGCGCACCGGGAAGGACTTCAGCACCAGGTTCGGCACCTTGGGCCGGTACGAACCGGTGTCGAACGCGTTCGCCGGGCTGGTGTAGGCCACCTTGTAGCCGGCGTCGCTCGCGCAGTCCGCGCCCGCCGCCGCGTTGCAGGTGAGGATCTCGAACTGGCGAACCGTGCTGTACATCGTGGAGGTCGGGGCGCCCGCGCCCGGGAAGGCGCTGAGCTGGACGCGGGAGACCAGTCTGGGGGCGTCCGCGGGCAGGTCGACGGTGACCTGGCGGCCGGCGGCGCCGCCGGTGGCCGTCCAGGCCGTGCCCTCGGCGTCGTCGGTGAGCCGGGCGGGGGCGGCACCGTCGCCGGTGATGGTGGCGCCGGATGCCGCCGAGGCGAGGTTGGTCGGCATGACCACGCCGATGTCGGCGGTGACTCCGGGGTAGACGGTCTGGGTGAAGCGCTTGTGGCCGAAGCCCGCGCCGATCGCCAGGAAGCGGTACGTGCCCGGGGCCAGCGTGAGCGTGGCCGGCAGCGCGGTGGCCGGGTCGGTGTCGGCGACCGGCACCGAGCCGAAGTCGTAGTCACCGACGTAGAGGCGGACCGGCTTGCCGGCGGCCTCGCCGAGCGCCTTGAACGTCACCTCGGAGTTCTCCACGTACGGCGAGGCGAAGCTGGGCACCGGGTCGCCGTCCGACGGGCCGCTGGCGGCGCCGGCGCCCATGCCGCGGGTGGCGAACGTGTTCCACAGCAGGTCGGCGTTCGCCCCGCCGAAGCGCAGCGCGTCGGCGGTGATCATGTTGTCGCGCATGTCGAGCATGCTGATCGTGCCGGTCGCGGCCAGCAGGAACGAGTCGAAGACGAGCTGCACCCAGCGCCGGTTGCCCGGGCATTCGGTCACCGGGGTGGTGCCCGCCGCGCAGCTCTCCTGCTGGGCACGGGTGCCCGCGCCGTAGCGGGCGATGAAGGCGCGGCGGACGTCGAAGTTCGTCGCGCTCCAGATCTCGCCGTCGGAGTGGACGGCCGCGCCACGGTCGTACCCGTAGTTGGAGTAGTTGAGGGTGCTGTTGCTCATGTCGTAGTTGCGGATGCCGGCGACGACGTCGCCGGTCACGTAGCCGCCGGTGATGTACGGCGTGTTGCCCCGCGGGGTGTAGCCGCTCTCGAACAGGTACTCCATCGCCAGGAGGTCGGACCAGCTCTCCCCCATCGCCCCGCCCTGCGAGGAGCTGATGCCGCTGTCCGGGCCGGCGATCATGCGGTTGCTGATGGCGTGGGTGTACTCGTGGCCGATGACCGTCATGTCGAAGTCACCGTCGACGCACGGCGGGTACACGGCCCCGGCGAACGGCTGCCACATGTACATGTTGGTGGTCGGCTGCATGCCGTCCGGCGGGGTCGCCTGGTTGGCGTTGTTGCGGGTGGTCGCGGTGGCCGCGCCCTGCTGGGCGTTGCCGCGCTCGGGGTCGCCGGCCTTGCCGTACGGGCCGGTGTTGACCTTCTGCAGGTTCCAGGTCGCCTCGGTGAAGCCGAGCCGGTACGACCAGTCGTGCATCCGGTTGTGCATGGCGAACAGGTTGGCGGTGGCCGCGTCGCCGTCGGCCTGCTCGGGGGAGGCCAGCGAGTTCGGGTCGCACTTGCTGGTGTTCCACTGGTTGGTGAACGGGTAGAGGTACTCGCGGTCGGGCCGCGCGGCGGCGGGCACCGCCGGGTTGCCGTTGCCCCACAGCCGCACCGTGTCGGCCGAGTTGCCGCTGGTGGTGAAGCTCGGCGTGCCGGTGGTGGCGTCGACGTCCCAGGGCTTGCCGGTGGCCGGGTCGAGCACCTGCCGGCTGCAGCCGGTGGCGGTGGCGACGCACCAGATCTGCCGGGCGTCCGCGCCGTTGGCGGGCGGGGTGGCCGGGAAGACCTTCCAGTGCGGGTCGTCCTCGGCGAAGTTCACGAGGTTCTCCCGCACCAGGATGCGGCCGTCGATCGCGTCCACATAGGTGGTGTACCCCAGCGGATGGTCGGCGTCGTTGGACATGACGACCACCTCGTACGCGGCGCGCGGATCGGCGCCGGGCATCGGCACGGCGACCAGCCGCACCCGCGAGTCGGCGAGCTTCTCCCGCTCGATCCTGGCGTCGGTGAGGGCGGCGGCGAGGGCGTCCGCGGGCTGCAGCCGGGCGGCGGCGGGCTCGGCCGTGCGCGGGCTCAGCGACGAGGTGACCCGCAGGACGTCGCCGCCCTTGACCGCGACGGCGACCAGGCCGTCGTGGGCGGCGGGCAGGTCGCCGTACCGCTGGCGCAGGAGCACGACGGTGCCGGCGCCGACCTTCGTGGTCGCGATGGTCTCGAGGTCGTCGACCGCCGCCTGGCGCAGCGCGAAGAGGCCGCGGCTGTTCTTGAGGTAGCGCCGGGCGACGGTGTCGGCGGCGCCCGCCGGCCCGGTGGCGAGCCGGCCCTTGACCGGGGTGACCGAGGCGGGCGTGCCGAGCCTGTTCCAGCGGGTGACGACGTTGTCAGCGCGGATCTGGGCGCGCTGGGCCGAGGTGGGCGCGGCGGTGCCGCCGCGGTTGTCGACGAAGGCGTACGCCTCGTCGAGGTGGTCGCCGGTCAGCGGCGTGGCCATGGCGGGCATCGGGTGGGAGGGCGCCGCGCTCGCGCCGAGGGGCGCGGACGCGAGGATCGTGGTAGCGGCGAGGATTCCGGCGACGGCGGACCGTCTGCGTATGCGCACGCAAGCCTCCTGGGATCGGCCTGGGGGATCTCTCCAGACGAACCGAAACCTTACGGGAACATAGACGTTCATAGATAACGTTTCCGTTGTGACAATGACGTCGATCGATTCCCTCGCGCGCTTGCTAAATTGTCGTGCAGGGAGGTCGCCGATGACGTCGCTCGAGGAACTGGCCGCCACGCTGCGGGTCGCGCTGGGCCCCGACCGGGTGCTGTCCGATCGCCAGGAGCTGCGGACGTACGAGTGCGACGGCCTCGCCCATTACAAGGTCACGCCGGGGCTCGTCGTGCTACCCCGCGATGCGACGGAGTGCGCCGTGACCGTCCGCGCCTGCGCCGCGGCCGGCGTGCCGTTCGTGGCCCGGGGCTCCGGCACCGGCCTGTCCGGCGGTGCGCTGCCGCACGCCGACGGCGTGCTGGTGGTGACCTCGAAGATGCGCGAGATCGTCGAGATCGCACCGGAGGACGAACGGGCCGTCGTCGCGCCCGGCGTGATCAACCTGGACGTCAGCAAGGCCGCCGCCGCGCACGGCTACTACTACGCGCCCGACCCGTCGAGCCAGCAGATCTGCTCGATCGGCGGCAACGTCGCGGAGAACTCCGGTGGCGCGCACTGCCTGAAGTACGGCTTCACCACCCACCACGTGCTCGGCGCGCAGATCGTCACGCCCGACGGGACGCTCGTCGAGCTGGGCGGGCGGGCGCCGGACACGCCCGGCTACGACCTGCTCGGCGCCTTCGTCGGGTCCGAGGGCACGCTGGGGGTGGCGACGCGGGTCACCGTACGCCTGACCCGGCTGCCGGAGTCCGTGCGTACGCTGCTCGCGGCCTTCGCGACCACCGACGAGGCCGGCGCCGCCACCTCCGCGATCATCGCCGCCGGTGTGGTCCCGGCGGCGATCGAGATGATGGACGCCCTCGCGATCGAGGCCGCGGAAGCGGCCGTGGCCTGTGGCTATCCCCCGGGCGCCGGGGCGGTGCTCATCGTCGAGCTGGACGGTCCGGCGGCCGAGGTCGAGGCACAGTTCGCGCAGGTCACCGCCCTGTGCGAGGCCGCCGGCGCGACCGAGCTGCGGATCGCGGCGGACACGGACGAGCGGACCCTGATCTGGAAGGGCCGCAAGTCGGCGTTCGCCGCGGTCGGCCGGATCAGCCCCGACTACATCGTGCAGGACGGGGTGATCCCGCGGACCGCGCTGCCCGAGGTGCTGCGCCGCATCACCGACGTCGCGCACGCGCGCGGGGTGCGGGTGGCGAACGTCTTCCACGCCGGCGACGGCAACCTGCATCCGCTGGTGCTCTTCGACGACGCGGTCGAGGGCGAGGCCGAGCGGGCCGAGGAGGTGTCCGGCGCGATCATCGACCTCTGCATCGAGTACGGCGGCTCGATCACCGGCGAGCACGGCGTCGGCGCGGACAAGGCGAAGTACATGCCGCGGATGTTCACCGCCGACGACCTGGAGACCATGCACCTGCTGCGGTGCGCCTTCGACCCGGCCGGACTGTCCAACCCCGGCAAGGTGTTCCCCACCCCGCGCCTCTGCGGCGAGGTGCCGCGCCGGCACCGCGCGACCGATCCGGGCGCCGCGGCGGAGATCTTCTGATGCGCTGGCAACCCGCCGTCGACGGCGATGTGGTCGCGGGCCGGCCCGCGCGGTTCGTGGCCGCCCCGGCCACCACCGAGGAGGCGTCGCGGATCCTGCGCGCGGCCGCGGAGCAGGACCTCGCCGTGGTGATCCGCGGCGGCGGCACCAAGCTGGAGTGGGGCATGCCCCCGCGCCGGCTCGACCTCATCGTCGACACCCACCGGCTGAGCGGCGTCGTGGAGCATGCGGCCGGCGACCTGATCACCGTGGTCCGCGCCGGCACCCCGCTGGGCGACCTGGACTTCGGCACCCAGCAGCTCGCCCTCGACTCGCCGCTGCCCGGCGCCACCGTCGGCGGCGCGGTCGCGGCCGGCACCAGCGGGCCGCGGCGCCTGCACTACGGCGCGGCCCGCGACCTGATCATCGGCATGACGGTGGTCCGGCCCGACGGCACGGTCGCCCGCTCGGGCGGCAAGGTCGTCAAGAATGTCGCCGGGTACGACCTGGGCAAGCTGTTCGCCGGCTCGTACGGCACCCTCGGGCTGATCACCGAATGCGCCTTCCGCCTGCACCCCGTGCCACCGGAGCGCGCGGTGGTGCTCGGCGAGGCCCCGGTCGCCGAGGTGGGCGCGCTGCTCGCGGCCGTCCGCGCGGAGCAGGTCGTACCCAGCGCCGTGGAGGTCGACCGGACCGGCTCCGGACCCGTCACCGTCGCGGTGCTCGTGGAGGGCACCGCCGCGGGCGTCCGGGACCGGGCGGCCCGGCTCGAGAAGTGCCTGTCCGGCGCGACCGGCGATCTCCCGCCGTGGTGGGGCACCCTGCCGTGGCCGCCGGACGGCGTCGGCGTCAAGCTCACCGCCGCGCTGTCCAAGCTACCCTCGCTGCTGGCGGCCGCCCCCGAGGTCACGATCCGGGGTTCCGCGGGAGCGGGTGTGCTCTACGCGCATGTCAGCTCGGACATTCCGGCGACGATCGCGAGGCTGCGGACGGCCACGACCCGGGCTGGCGGGCATGCGGTGGTGCTGACCGCGCCGGAGCCGGTGCGGCAGCGCGTCGACATGTGGGGCCCGGTGCCGGCCCTGGACCTCATGCGCCGCGTCAAGGACCGCTTCGATCCCGGGCACCGCTTCGCCCCCGGCCGCTTCGTAGGAGGCATCTGATGGTCGACGCCACCCGGGGTACGCACGACGATCCGCCCGACGTCCTCGGCCCGATCGCGGGCACCCCCGCCTTCGACGACGACCGCCCGCCCAGCGCCGCCGTCGCCGGCGACTGCGTGCACTGCGGCTTCTGCCTGACCACCTGCCCGACGTACGCGCTCTGGGGCGAGGAAGCGGACTCGCCGCGGGGCCGGATCTATCTGATCCAGGCGGGGCTGGACGGCGAGCCGATGAGCGCCTCGATGGTCCGGCACGTCGACCGGTGCCTGGGCTGCATGGCATGCGTCACCGCCTGCCCGTCGGGGGTCCGCTACGACCGGCTGATCGAGGACACCCGGGCGCAGGTCGAACGGCGCTTCGACCGTACGCCCCGGCAGCGGGCCCTGCGGGCGGCGATCTTCGCGCTCTTCCCGTACCCGCGGCGGCTGCGGTTGCTGCGCGGGCCGCTGCGGGCGTACCAGGCCAGCGGCCTGCGGCGCCTGGCCGCTCGCACCGGCCTGATGGAACGGCTCGGGCCCACCCTCGCCACGCTGGAGTCCCTCGCCCCGCGCCTGCGAACGGTTCCTCGCCCGCCGCGGCTGGTGCCGGCCGTGGGCGCGCGGCGGGCCGTCGTCGGGGTGCTGACCGGCTGCGTCCAGAGCGCCTTCTTTCCGGAGGTGAACTCCGCGACGATCCGGATCCTCGCGGCCGAGGGCTGCGAGGTCGTCGTCCCGCCGGCGCAGGGCTGCTGCGGCGCGCTCAGCGTCCACAACGGGCGCCGCGCGGAGGCGCAGCGCTTCGCCCGGCGGATCGTGGACACGTTCGCCCGCGCGGGCGTCGACCATGTCGTGGTCAATGCGGCGGGCTGCGGCTCGGCGATGAAGGAGTACGCCGACCTGCTGCGCGACGATCCCGCGTACGCCGCGCCCGCCGCCGCCTTCGCCGCTCGGGTGCGGGACCTGTCGCAGCTGCTGGTCGAGCTCGGCCCGGTCGCGACCCGGTACCCCCTGCCGGTAACGGTCGCGTACCACGACGCGTGCCATCTTGCTCACGCCCAGGGCATCCGCGCCCAGCCGCGGGAGCTGCTGGCCGGCATACCGGAGCTGACGGTACGGGAGATCGCCGACCCGGAGATCTGCTGCGGCTCGGCGGGCGTGTGGAACGTCCTGCACCCCGAGCCGGCGGCGGAGCTGGGCGAGCGCAAGGCCCGCAACGTGCTGGCCACCGGCGCGCGGCTGCTGGTCACGGCGAATCCGGGTTGTCTCATGCAAGTCGCCGCCGCGGTCCGGCGCCTCGGCGGGGAGGTCGCGACGGCGCACACCGCCCAGGTGCTGGACGCGTCGCTGCGCGGCCTCGATCCCGCCGCGCTGGGGGCTCAGCCTCCGAGGTCGTCCAGATAGGCGGCCAGCTCCGCGACGGCCTCGTCCGGGGTGAGATGGCCGGCGAGGATGTGCACGGTCAGGCCGTCGACGACCGCGTGCAGCCGCCGGGCCGCCCGCTGGTGGTCGGCACCGGCGGGGAGCAGATGGGGAACCAACTGGAGGCAGAACCCGGCCATGCCGGTGAAGTGCAGGCGCTGGACCCGCGCGAGTTCCGGGTCACCGAGGCCGAGCGCGAGGAACGCGAAGGCGATCGACGACTCCAGGTGGCGCCGCTCGTCCAGCGGCATGGTCTCGCACAGCAGCACCTCGACGGCCTCGCGCGCGGTGCCCTCCGGCCGCAGATTCTCGAGACGGCGGGTGACCGTGGCGATCACCTCCTCGCAGGCGAAGGCGAGCAACTCGGCGCGCGTGGCGAAGTAGTGCCGCAGGGCGCCGGATGACCATCCCGACTCGACGGCCACCGTCCGGATGGAGACCTCGGCCACCCCGTCGCGGGCGATGACCCGCCAGACCGCGGCGGCCAGCTCTCGGCGGCGGGCGGCATGATCGACGACCTTCGGCATCTCCCGATTATCGCACGACTGTGTTATCAAGGTAGTAGCACGATCGTGCGAGAACGGGAGGACACATTGATCGCCGCGATCATCGCCTGCGAGGTCGGTTTCTGGGTGCTGCTGGTGGCCGGCCTGGCCGCCCGCTACCTGCTGAGGCGCCGGAGGCTGAGCACCGTCCTGCTGTGGTCGGTGCCCCTGGTGGACGTGGCGCTGCTCGCCATCGCCGTCGTGGATCTGCGCGGCGGCGGCGAGGCGCACCTCGCCCACGGGCTGGCCGCGGTCTACCTGGGCGTGTCGATCGTCCTCGGGCACCGGATGATCCGGTGGGCCGACCAGCGGGCACATCACCGCTTCGGGGGTGGCCCCCCGCCGGTGCGAGCGCCGCGGACCGGAGCCGCCCGCGCCGCCCACGAGCGCCGGACCTGGCTGGAGCACCTGCTCGCGTACGCCGCCACCGCTGCCATCCTGAGCCTCTTCACCCTGCTGGTCGGCGATGTGGACCGGACCCTGCCGCTGTGGTCGGTGATGAGGCCCTGGGGCCTGGCGGTAGTGATCGACTTCGTCATCTCGTTCAGCTACACGCTGTTCCCGCGCCGCGAGACACGCTAAGTATTCGAGCCGGGTTCACGAATCGCCGCGCCGGGTCCGGCGGATGTGTGAGCAAATGGGATTCGCGTGGCGAACCCGATTC is a genomic window containing:
- a CDS encoding M36 family metallopeptidase, with the protein product MRIRRRSAVAGILAATTILASAPLGASAAPSHPMPAMATPLTGDHLDEAYAFVDNRGGTAAPTSAQRAQIRADNVVTRWNRLGTPASVTPVKGRLATGPAGAADTVARRYLKNSRGLFALRQAAVDDLETIATTKVGAGTVVLLRQRYGDLPAAHDGLVAVAVKGGDVLRVTSSLSPRTAEPAAARLQPADALAAALTDARIEREKLADSRVRLVAVPMPGADPRAAYEVVVMSNDADHPLGYTTYVDAIDGRILVRENLVNFAEDDPHWKVFPATPPANGADARQIWCVATATGCSRQVLDPATGKPWDVDATTGTPSFTTSGNSADTVRLWGNGNPAVPAAARPDREYLYPFTNQWNTSKCDPNSLASPEQADGDAATANLFAMHNRMHDWSYRLGFTEATWNLQKVNTGPYGKAGDPERGNAQQGAATATTRNNANQATPPDGMQPTTNMYMWQPFAGAVYPPCVDGDFDMTVIGHEYTHAISNRMIAGPDSGISSSQGGAMGESWSDLLAMEYLFESGYTPRGNTPYITGGYVTGDVVAGIRNYDMSNSTLNYSNYGYDRGAAVHSDGEIWSATNFDVRRAFIARYGAGTRAQQESCAAGTTPVTECPGNRRWVQLVFDSFLLAATGTISMLDMRDNMITADALRFGGANADLLWNTFATRGMGAGAASGPSDGDPVPSFASPYVENSEVTFKALGEAAGKPVRLYVGDYDFGSVPVADTDPATALPATLTLAPGTYRFLAIGAGFGHKRFTQTVYPGVTADIGVVMPTNLASAASGATITGDGAAPARLTDDAEGTAWTATGGAAGRQVTVDLPADAPRLVSRVQLSAFPGAGAPTSTMYSTVRQFEILTCNAAAGADCASDAGYKVAYTSPANAFDTGSYRPKVPNLVLKSFPVRPTPATHVKLRILGNQCTANPLYAGEQENDPRSATDCASVSPAAGTAVAAEFQVFSS
- a CDS encoding FAD-linked oxidase C-terminal domain-containing protein; translated protein: MTSLEELAATLRVALGPDRVLSDRQELRTYECDGLAHYKVTPGLVVLPRDATECAVTVRACAAAGVPFVARGSGTGLSGGALPHADGVLVVTSKMREIVEIAPEDERAVVAPGVINLDVSKAAAAHGYYYAPDPSSQQICSIGGNVAENSGGAHCLKYGFTTHHVLGAQIVTPDGTLVELGGRAPDTPGYDLLGAFVGSEGTLGVATRVTVRLTRLPESVRTLLAAFATTDEAGAATSAIIAAGVVPAAIEMMDALAIEAAEAAVACGYPPGAGAVLIVELDGPAAEVEAQFAQVTALCEAAGATELRIAADTDERTLIWKGRKSAFAAVGRISPDYIVQDGVIPRTALPEVLRRITDVAHARGVRVANVFHAGDGNLHPLVLFDDAVEGEAERAEEVSGAIIDLCIEYGGSITGEHGVGADKAKYMPRMFTADDLETMHLLRCAFDPAGLSNPGKVFPTPRLCGEVPRRHRATDPGAAAEIF
- a CDS encoding FAD-binding oxidoreductase, which translates into the protein MRWQPAVDGDVVAGRPARFVAAPATTEEASRILRAAAEQDLAVVIRGGGTKLEWGMPPRRLDLIVDTHRLSGVVEHAAGDLITVVRAGTPLGDLDFGTQQLALDSPLPGATVGGAVAAGTSGPRRLHYGAARDLIIGMTVVRPDGTVARSGGKVVKNVAGYDLGKLFAGSYGTLGLITECAFRLHPVPPERAVVLGEAPVAEVGALLAAVRAEQVVPSAVEVDRTGSGPVTVAVLVEGTAAGVRDRAARLEKCLSGATGDLPPWWGTLPWPPDGVGVKLTAALSKLPSLLAAAPEVTIRGSAGAGVLYAHVSSDIPATIARLRTATTRAGGHAVVLTAPEPVRQRVDMWGPVPALDLMRRVKDRFDPGHRFAPGRFVGGI
- a CDS encoding (Fe-S)-binding protein, whose product is MVDATRGTHDDPPDVLGPIAGTPAFDDDRPPSAAVAGDCVHCGFCLTTCPTYALWGEEADSPRGRIYLIQAGLDGEPMSASMVRHVDRCLGCMACVTACPSGVRYDRLIEDTRAQVERRFDRTPRQRALRAAIFALFPYPRRLRLLRGPLRAYQASGLRRLAARTGLMERLGPTLATLESLAPRLRTVPRPPRLVPAVGARRAVVGVLTGCVQSAFFPEVNSATIRILAAEGCEVVVPPAQGCCGALSVHNGRRAEAQRFARRIVDTFARAGVDHVVVNAAGCGSAMKEYADLLRDDPAYAAPAAAFAARVRDLSQLLVELGPVATRYPLPVTVAYHDACHLAHAQGIRAQPRELLAGIPELTVREIADPEICCGSAGVWNVLHPEPAAELGERKARNVLATGARLLVTANPGCLMQVAAAVRRLGGEVATAHTAQVLDASLRGLDPAALGAQPPRSSR
- a CDS encoding TetR/AcrR family transcriptional regulator; protein product: MPKVVDHAARRRELAAAVWRVIARDGVAEVSIRTVAVESGWSSGALRHYFATRAELLAFACEEVIATVTRRLENLRPEGTAREAVEVLLCETMPLDERRHLESSIAFAFLALGLGDPELARVQRLHFTGMAGFCLQLVPHLLPAGADHQRAARRLHAVVDGLTVHILAGHLTPDEAVAELAAYLDDLGG